Proteins from one Halopseudomonas pelagia genomic window:
- the cysD gene encoding sulfate adenylyltransferase subunit CysD yields the protein MLEKLTHLKQLEAESIHIIREVAAEFQNPVMLYSIGKDSAVMLHLARKAFYPGRLPFPVLHVDTGWKFREMYSFREKIVEEMDLDLLVHKNPEGVAQGVGPFTHGSAVHTDIMKTQGLKQALDKYGFDAAFGGARRDEEKSRAKERVYSFRDKHHRWDPKNQRPELWNVYNGKVHKGESIRVFPLSNWTELDIWQYIYLESIPIVPLYFAAERPVVERNGSLIMVDDDRMPLDEGETPEMKMVRFRTLGCYPLTGAVESTAATLPEIIQEMLLTRTSERQGRVIDHDQAGSMEEKKRQGYF from the coding sequence ATGCTGGAAAAATTGACCCACCTCAAGCAACTGGAAGCCGAAAGCATTCACATCATTCGTGAAGTGGCGGCCGAGTTCCAGAACCCAGTGATGCTTTACTCCATCGGCAAAGACTCCGCCGTGATGCTGCATCTGGCGCGCAAGGCCTTCTACCCAGGCCGCCTGCCGTTCCCCGTGCTACACGTGGACACCGGCTGGAAATTCCGCGAGATGTACAGCTTCCGCGAGAAAATCGTCGAGGAAATGGACCTGGATCTGCTGGTTCACAAGAATCCAGAAGGCGTGGCTCAGGGCGTAGGTCCCTTTACCCACGGCAGCGCAGTGCATACCGACATCATGAAAACCCAGGGCCTGAAGCAGGCGCTGGACAAGTACGGCTTCGACGCTGCCTTCGGTGGCGCTCGCCGGGACGAGGAAAAGTCGCGGGCCAAGGAGCGCGTCTACTCCTTCCGTGACAAGCATCACCGTTGGGACCCAAAGAATCAGCGCCCGGAGCTGTGGAATGTCTACAACGGCAAGGTGCACAAGGGCGAAAGCATCCGTGTATTCCCGCTGTCGAACTGGACCGAGCTGGATATCTGGCAATACATCTATCTGGAAAGCATCCCGATCGTGCCGCTGTACTTTGCCGCCGAGCGTCCGGTAGTCGAGCGTAATGGCTCACTGATCATGGTCGACGACGATCGCATGCCGTTGGACGAAGGCGAGACCCCGGAAATGAAGATGGTCCGCTTCCGTACACTCGGTTGCTACCCGCTGACCGGCGCCGTCGAATCCACCGCCGCTACCTTGCCGGAAATTATTCAGGAAATGCTGCTGACCCGTACTTCCGAACGTCAGGGCCGCGTGATCGATCACGATCAGGCAGGCTCGATGGAAGAGAAAAAACGTCAGGGCTATTTCTAA